The Heyndrickxia vini genome contains a region encoding:
- the map gene encoding type I methionyl aminopeptidase, whose product MITYKSQREIDMMKKAGELLASTHNEIAKMIKPGVTTWEIEEFVNDYLKRNGATPEQKGYKGYEFATCASINDEICHGYPRKQPLQEGDIVTIDMVVNLNGALADSAWSYPVGKVSEQTQQLLDVTKEALYKGIEQVKVGNRIGDIGHAIQSFVEPHGFSVVRNFIGHGIGPTIHEKPEVPHFGLPGKGPRIKEGMVFTIEPMVNIGGFETKMDNNGWTARTMDGTLSAQYEHTIAVTKDGIIIITDQD is encoded by the coding sequence ATGATCACATACAAATCACAACGTGAAATCGATATGATGAAAAAAGCAGGTGAACTGCTTGCAAGTACCCATAATGAAATTGCCAAAATGATTAAGCCTGGTGTGACAACATGGGAAATTGAAGAATTCGTTAATGATTATTTGAAAAGGAATGGAGCAACTCCGGAACAAAAAGGTTATAAAGGCTATGAATTTGCGACTTGTGCAAGTATTAATGATGAAATCTGCCATGGCTATCCGCGAAAACAGCCACTTCAAGAAGGGGATATTGTTACCATTGATATGGTTGTAAACTTGAACGGAGCACTAGCAGATTCAGCCTGGAGTTATCCGGTTGGAAAAGTAAGTGAGCAAACACAGCAATTATTAGACGTAACGAAAGAAGCATTATATAAAGGAATTGAACAAGTAAAAGTAGGAAATCGAATCGGTGATATCGGTCATGCCATTCAATCCTTTGTTGAACCACATGGTTTTTCTGTTGTTCGAAATTTCATCGGTCACGGCATTGGGCCAACAATTCACGAAAAACCTGAAGTACCTCATTTTGGATTACCTGGTAAAGGACCTAGAATTAAAGAAGGTATGGTATTCACGATTGAACCGATGGTCAATATCGGTGGATTTGAAACGAAAATGGACAACAATGGATGGACCGCACGAACAATGGACGGCACATTATCTGCCCAATACGAGCATACAATTGCCGTAACAAAAGATGGAATTATCATTATAACTGATCAAGATTAA
- a CDS encoding YihY/virulence factor BrkB family protein, translated as MGNSRIIRDKNFIISIIKHSTYNDITGLAAQLAYFFLLSLFPLLLFIVSLLPYLPIDLDDILNVLRNFAPKQTLKMIESNLADILNNRRTSLLSFGIIATLWSASKGMNAITKALNRAYEVKETRSAIVARAMSVLLTLAMIFVFLVALLLPVFGQYIGFYIFQLFGLSEQFTHIWTALRWVISPLILFVVFVGIYYFAPNKKIKCLAVFPGAVIATVGWAIVSLAFSFYVSNFGHYSTTYGSLGGIIVLMLWFYFSGIILIVGGEINALISAKKKTC; from the coding sequence ATGGGGAACTCAAGAATCATTCGAGATAAAAATTTTATCATTTCGATCATTAAACATTCAACGTACAATGACATCACTGGTTTGGCTGCACAACTAGCTTATTTTTTTCTGTTATCTTTATTTCCATTACTTCTCTTTATTGTTAGCTTACTTCCTTATCTGCCGATTGATTTGGATGACATTTTGAACGTATTACGTAATTTTGCGCCGAAACAAACATTGAAAATGATTGAATCGAACTTAGCAGACATCCTGAATAATCGAAGAACAAGCTTGCTTTCTTTTGGAATTATTGCCACGTTATGGTCGGCATCAAAAGGGATGAATGCAATTACAAAAGCATTAAATCGTGCGTACGAAGTAAAGGAAACCCGTTCGGCAATTGTTGCACGAGCCATGTCGGTTCTTTTAACACTTGCGATGATTTTTGTTTTTTTAGTTGCATTGTTATTACCCGTGTTTGGACAATATATCGGTTTTTATATTTTTCAACTGTTTGGGCTTTCTGAACAATTTACACATATTTGGACAGCGTTAAGATGGGTTATTAGTCCACTCATATTATTTGTTGTTTTTGTTGGAATTTACTACTTTGCCCCGAATAAAAAAATTAAGTGTCTTGCTGTTTTTCCAGGTGCGGTTATCGCTACAGTTGGATGGGCAATTGTCTCATTAGCGTTTTCCTTTTATGTAAGTAATTTTGGCCACTACTCAACGACGTACGGAAGTTTAGGCGGGATTATTGTACTTATGTTGTGGTTCTATTTCAGTGGAATCATTTTAATCGTTGGGGGAGAAATCAATGCATTGATTTCAGCGAAAAAGAAAACTTGCTAA
- a CDS encoding heavy metal translocating P-type ATPase: MEQGQIVTTGREKISLTESSRFDQLLEHIELIAALLSGLFIFIGWLSSQWNHETISMTFYLVAFIIGGYAKAKEGILDTVKNKELNVEMLMVFAAIGSAVIGYWTEGAILIFIFSLSGALETYTMNKSQKEISSLLDIQPETATKIIQGREEVIHVSLLKVGDQIIVKPGERIPADGMIIKGTTTIDESTISGESIPVTKGIQAEIFAGTMNVNGSVIVKVTKHANETVFQKIIALVQSAQSEKSPSQLFIERFEGVYVKIVLLVVLLMLVVPHFLFDWSWNTTFYRAMILLVVASPCALVASIMPATLSAISNGARNGILFKGGVHLEALSHVKAIAFDKTGTLTKGKPEVTDIIVRTGVDTKNLLHTIASIENRSNHPLAHAIVDYWKKAHDQPLLQPEKIEDIPGWGLKGWLHHQEWWIGKKDFVGKDALAFENGRAMELEREGKTIVYIKDSIGIVAAIGLQDIVRKEAKHALTLLKNEGVQTVMLTGDSKNTAKNIAQQSNIDEYIAECLPETKVTSLKNLKDKYGVVAMVGDGVNDAPALATANIGIAMGEGSDVAMETADVVLMKNDLSRIAEAIRLSKKMNRIIKQNIIFSLTVILLLITSNFLQFLNLPLGVVGHEGSTILVILNGLRCLRG; the protein is encoded by the coding sequence ATGGAACAAGGGCAAATCGTAACAACGGGTCGTGAAAAAATTTCATTAACAGAATCATCTCGTTTTGATCAACTCCTTGAACATATCGAACTGATTGCTGCACTTCTAAGTGGTCTTTTCATTTTCATTGGATGGCTATCTTCCCAATGGAATCATGAAACGATTTCGATGACGTTTTACCTAGTAGCTTTTATCATTGGAGGCTATGCAAAAGCGAAAGAAGGAATTCTCGATACTGTAAAAAATAAAGAATTAAATGTAGAAATGTTAATGGTTTTTGCAGCTATCGGCTCAGCGGTGATTGGCTACTGGACTGAAGGTGCAATACTCATTTTTATCTTTTCATTAAGTGGTGCACTCGAAACTTATACGATGAATAAAAGTCAAAAAGAGATTTCTTCCCTACTAGATATTCAACCAGAAACCGCAACAAAAATTATCCAAGGTCGGGAAGAAGTCATCCATGTTTCTCTTTTAAAAGTGGGCGACCAAATCATAGTGAAACCAGGTGAAAGAATACCCGCTGATGGAATGATTATAAAAGGAACGACAACAATTGATGAATCAACTATTTCAGGTGAATCTATTCCTGTCACGAAGGGAATTCAAGCTGAAATATTTGCTGGCACAATGAATGTAAATGGCTCAGTGATTGTCAAAGTAACGAAGCATGCGAATGAAACGGTATTTCAAAAAATAATTGCGCTCGTTCAGTCTGCACAAAGTGAAAAATCTCCATCCCAGCTTTTTATCGAACGATTTGAAGGTGTATACGTAAAAATCGTATTGCTTGTCGTTCTGCTCATGTTGGTAGTCCCGCATTTTCTGTTCGATTGGAGTTGGAATACGACCTTTTATCGAGCGATGATTTTATTAGTTGTAGCATCACCATGTGCCCTAGTTGCATCTATTATGCCAGCAACTTTATCTGCTATTTCGAATGGTGCACGGAATGGAATTTTGTTCAAAGGTGGTGTTCATCTTGAAGCTCTCAGTCATGTTAAAGCTATTGCTTTTGATAAAACAGGGACATTAACAAAGGGAAAACCGGAAGTGACGGATATTATTGTTCGTACGGGGGTGGATACTAAGAATCTATTGCACACCATTGCTTCAATTGAAAATCGCTCTAATCATCCACTTGCACATGCAATTGTAGACTATTGGAAAAAGGCACATGATCAGCCACTACTTCAACCTGAGAAAATTGAAGATATCCCTGGATGGGGATTAAAAGGCTGGCTCCACCATCAAGAATGGTGGATTGGTAAAAAAGATTTCGTTGGTAAAGATGCCCTAGCATTTGAAAACGGAAGAGCAATGGAACTTGAACGTGAAGGAAAAACAATCGTTTATATCAAAGACTCAATTGGAATTGTTGCTGCAATTGGTCTTCAAGATATCGTTAGAAAAGAAGCAAAACACGCATTAACATTGTTGAAGAACGAAGGCGTTCAAACAGTAATGTTAACCGGTGATAGTAAGAATACAGCAAAAAACATCGCCCAGCAGTCAAACATTGATGAATACATTGCTGAATGTTTACCGGAAACAAAGGTAACTTCTTTAAAAAATCTTAAAGATAAATATGGGGTGGTAGCCATGGTTGGTGACGGTGTAAATGATGCTCCCGCCCTTGCTACAGCAAATATTGGAATTGCTATGGGAGAAGGAAGCGATGTCGCCATGGAAACAGCAGATGTCGTTTTAATGAAAAATGATCTATCCCGAATTGCCGAAGCAATCCGCTTATCAAAAAAAATGAATCGAATTATCAAACAAAATATCATCTTTTCATTAACAGTCATCCTACTCTTAATCACCTCTAACTTTTTACAGTTTTTAAATCTTCCCTTAGGGGTTGTTGGCCATGAAGGCAGCACCATTTTAGTGATTTTGAATGGTCTAAGATGTCTTCGGGGATAA
- a CDS encoding PQQ-dependent sugar dehydrogenase has protein sequence MIRGILIFVFILLTACSNQQGKENSFEAQKTTTNQQPQSILQKLKVPWAMAKHKDTFYISERDGTIVSWNETTNQFHRSQVKTNKPIHHEGEGGFLGIELTPNFEQSHQAYAYHTYKENGNTFNRVILIQKKGETWEEVSALLEGIPGSTIHNGGRIKIGPDQKLYVTVGDAALRENAQDLNSLSGKILRMELDGSIQGDNPFKNSYVYSYGHRNPQGLAWDEHGTMYSTEHGQSAHDEINQIKPGANYGWPIIEGNTRKQGMETPIFQTGNTTWAPSGIQYKDGKIYIATLRGEKLRIFDLKEKSSTYVRGDFGRIRDVYIEGDNLYFISNNLDGRGTPAADDDQLWKMDIKEIK, from the coding sequence TTGATTAGAGGAATACTCATTTTCGTTTTTATACTTTTAACCGCATGCTCGAATCAACAGGGAAAAGAAAATTCTTTCGAAGCACAAAAAACGACCACAAATCAGCAGCCACAATCGATTTTACAAAAATTAAAAGTCCCATGGGCGATGGCAAAACATAAGGATACCTTTTACATCAGTGAAAGAGATGGAACAATCGTATCATGGAATGAAACAACGAATCAATTTCATCGATCCCAAGTAAAAACCAACAAACCAATTCATCACGAAGGGGAAGGCGGCTTTCTTGGGATTGAACTAACTCCAAATTTTGAACAATCCCATCAAGCATATGCCTATCACACATACAAGGAAAATGGCAATACATTTAACCGTGTGATTCTTATTCAAAAAAAAGGAGAAACATGGGAGGAAGTTTCGGCTTTACTAGAAGGCATCCCCGGATCAACCATCCATAATGGTGGGCGTATAAAAATCGGACCAGATCAAAAACTTTATGTAACTGTTGGAGATGCAGCCTTACGAGAAAATGCACAAGACTTAAATTCCCTATCGGGGAAAATTTTACGAATGGAATTAGATGGAAGTATTCAGGGTGATAATCCGTTTAAAAATAGTTACGTCTATTCCTATGGACATAGAAATCCACAAGGACTTGCATGGGATGAGCACGGAACGATGTATAGTACAGAGCATGGCCAAAGTGCACATGATGAAATTAATCAAATTAAACCCGGAGCCAATTATGGGTGGCCAATCATTGAAGGAAATACACGCAAACAAGGGATGGAGACACCAATTTTTCAAACAGGTAATACAACATGGGCACCTTCGGGCATTCAATATAAGGATGGAAAAATATACATTGCTACACTACGGGGGGAAAAACTAAGGATATTTGATCTAAAAGAAAAAAGTTCTACTTATGTAAGAGGCGATTTTGGAAGAATTCGAGATGTTTATATCGAGGGAGATAATCTGTATTTTATTTCCAATAATTTGGATGGCCGGGGTACACCAGCCGCTGATGATGATCAATTATGGAAGATGGATATAAAGGAGATTAAATAA
- the motA gene encoding flagellar motor stator protein MotA: MDKTSVIGVILGVVAIGVGMVMKGVPLNALVNPAAFLIIILGTIAAVTIAFPTSEIKRVPKLFGVIFKEKKNMSEKEIINLFSDWAQVARKEGLLALEAKLEEVDDPFLKNGLSLAVDGQSAEYIRDVLSEEIDAMEGRHQAGIAIFSQAGTYAPTLGVLGAVLGLIAALGNMGDTEKLGHAISAAFIATLLGIFTGYVLWHPFANKLKRKSKEEAKRKEIMLEGVLSILAGEAPKVIEQKLASYLPVGERKKLFEESSEANE; this comes from the coding sequence ATGGACAAAACATCGGTAATTGGGGTTATTTTAGGAGTAGTGGCCATTGGCGTGGGAATGGTTATGAAGGGCGTCCCCCTAAATGCATTAGTGAATCCCGCTGCGTTTTTAATTATTATTCTAGGGACCATTGCTGCGGTAACGATCGCTTTTCCTACGAGTGAAATAAAAAGAGTGCCAAAATTATTTGGTGTCATCTTTAAAGAAAAGAAAAATATGAGTGAAAAAGAAATCATCAATCTATTTTCTGACTGGGCACAAGTAGCACGAAAGGAAGGATTACTTGCACTTGAAGCGAAATTGGAGGAGGTTGATGATCCATTTTTAAAAAATGGACTCAGTCTTGCTGTTGACGGACAAAGTGCAGAATATATCCGTGATGTGTTAAGTGAGGAAATTGATGCGATGGAAGGTCGTCATCAAGCGGGAATAGCCATTTTTTCACAAGCAGGGACATATGCTCCAACACTAGGTGTTCTAGGAGCTGTACTTGGTCTTATTGCTGCTTTAGGGAATATGGGAGATACGGAAAAATTAGGACATGCGATTTCTGCTGCCTTCATCGCCACATTGCTTGGGATATTTACCGGGTATGTATTATGGCACCCTTTCGCCAATAAACTGAAACGAAAATCCAAAGAAGAAGCAAAAAGGAAAGAAATTATGCTTGAAGGGGTTCTATCCATTCTTGCTGGTGAAGCTCCGAAAGTCATCGAGCAAAAATTAGCTTCTTATCTTCCTGTCGGGGAACGGAAAAAGCTGTTTGAAGAAAGTAGTGAAGCGAATGAGTAA
- a CDS encoding DUF1992 domain-containing protein, producing the protein MDFFRLTEDRIREAFKNGEFENLPGYGKPLPDDELANIPEDLRMAYRIMRNAGFSPEEASVKKELMTIEDLIKQSKNELNKEELTQKLNEKMLKYNELVSKKGGKTNSSVFKNYEQKIEKKFLK; encoded by the coding sequence GTGGACTTTTTTAGATTAACCGAGGATCGAATTCGTGAAGCATTTAAAAATGGTGAATTTGAAAATTTACCGGGGTACGGGAAGCCGCTGCCCGATGATGAATTAGCCAACATTCCAGAGGACTTGCGAATGGCCTATCGAATTATGCGCAATGCGGGATTTTCCCCTGAAGAGGCGTCGGTGAAAAAAGAACTAATGACGATCGAAGACCTCATTAAACAAAGTAAAAATGAACTAAATAAAGAAGAGCTCACCCAAAAACTGAATGAAAAAATGTTAAAGTACAATGAACTCGTATCGAAAAAAGGAGGGAAAACCAATTCCTCCGTATTTAAAAACTACGAGCAAAAGATAGAAAAGAAATTTTTGAAATAG
- a CDS encoding branched-chain amino acid aminotransferase, giving the protein MEQNHIEIIRSETKKQKPQTKELEFGRIFTDHMFIMDYSVDKGWHHPRITPYQPISLDPAAMIFHYGQTVFEGLKAYRTKENKVLLFRPKKNMERLNLSNERICIPPIDEEFVLEGLKQLVSLEKDWVPSAEGTSLYIRPFIISTEPYLGVAASKTYRLMIILSPVGSYYKEGINPVRIYVERNYVRAVAGGTGKAKTAGNYAASLKAQEESEKLGYSQVLWLDGVEKRYIEEVGSMNIFFKINGEIVTPVLNGSILPGVTRDSVIQLLKHWGVPVSERKISIDEIYESFQKGWVEEIFGTGTAAVISPVGELNYEGEKLVINNGKTGPIAKRLYETITNIQNGTEPDPFEWTIEVN; this is encoded by the coding sequence ATGGAACAAAATCACATTGAAATTATCCGAAGTGAAACGAAAAAGCAAAAACCTCAAACGAAGGAACTTGAATTTGGTAGAATCTTTACAGACCATATGTTTATCATGGATTATTCTGTTGACAAAGGATGGCATCATCCGCGTATCACGCCCTATCAGCCAATTAGTTTAGATCCGGCAGCAATGATTTTTCATTATGGACAAACTGTTTTTGAAGGTTTAAAAGCCTATAGAACGAAGGAAAATAAAGTTCTCCTTTTTAGACCTAAAAAAAATATGGAACGACTAAATTTATCCAATGAGCGAATTTGTATTCCACCAATTGATGAAGAATTTGTTTTAGAAGGTTTAAAACAATTAGTCAGCTTAGAAAAAGATTGGGTGCCATCAGCGGAAGGAACGTCGCTTTATATTCGTCCATTTATTATTTCAACCGAACCGTATCTTGGTGTAGCAGCATCGAAAACGTACCGCTTAATGATCATTCTCTCCCCAGTCGGTTCTTACTATAAAGAGGGAATTAATCCGGTGAGAATTTATGTTGAACGCAACTATGTCCGAGCAGTTGCAGGCGGAACAGGAAAGGCAAAAACTGCTGGAAATTATGCAGCAAGCTTAAAAGCGCAAGAGGAATCGGAAAAACTCGGTTATTCCCAAGTTCTTTGGTTAGATGGAGTTGAAAAACGCTATATTGAAGAAGTTGGCAGCATGAATATTTTCTTTAAAATCAACGGGGAAATTGTTACCCCTGTTTTAAACGGAAGTATTTTACCAGGTGTGACGAGAGATTCCGTCATCCAGCTGTTAAAACATTGGGGAGTACCAGTGAGTGAACGAAAAATCTCGATTGATGAAATTTATGAAAGTTTTCAAAAGGGATGGGTAGAAGAAATTTTTGGCACAGGAACAGCTGCCGTTATCTCTCCGGTCGGTGAATTAAATTACGAAGGGGAAAAGCTTGTCATTAACAATGGGAAAACCGGACCAATCGCAAAAAGATTATACGAAACCATCACGAATATTCAAAACGGAACGGAACCGGATCCATTTGAGTGGACAATTGAAGTGAACTAA
- the lepB gene encoding signal peptidase I → MEHKTKKELKSWGKALIIALGIAFVARTFLFAPYTVKGVSMEPTLHDQEKIFVNKFTMNDRYHRGDIIIIKGKEKNYVKRIIGLPGEKIYMENDKLFIDGVLSKEPYLSQNLKLAMEDGSKLTGDFGPITVPQNKYFVMGDNRLKSEDSRNGLGFIRKQSIVGKSEFVFFPLSHFRDVD, encoded by the coding sequence ATGGAACATAAAACAAAAAAAGAATTGAAAAGTTGGGGAAAAGCATTAATTATTGCATTAGGAATTGCATTTGTTGCCAGAACATTCCTTTTTGCTCCATATACAGTAAAAGGTGTGTCAATGGAACCAACATTACATGATCAAGAAAAAATTTTTGTGAATAAATTTACTATGAACGATCGTTATCATAGAGGAGATATTATCATCATTAAAGGGAAAGAAAAGAATTATGTTAAACGAATTATTGGTCTTCCAGGGGAAAAAATTTATATGGAAAATGATAAATTATTTATAGATGGAGTCTTAAGCAAAGAACCCTACCTTTCACAAAACCTAAAATTAGCCATGGAAGATGGAAGTAAGTTGACTGGTGATTTTGGTCCAATTACCGTACCTCAGAATAAATACTTCGTTATGGGGGATAATCGTTTAAAAAGTGAGGATAGCAGAAATGGTTTAGGCTTTATTCGAAAGCAGAGTATTGTAGGAAAAAGTGAATTTGTTTTTTTCCCACTGTCTCATTTTAGAGATGTAGATTAA
- a CDS encoding DUF1128 domain-containing protein: MDLTIKSTENIQYMISQITTKLRMVNVDAIKSSQYNEDVYEDLHDIYEMVMKKNTFSPNEMQAIVEELGNLRK, encoded by the coding sequence GTGGATCTTACAATTAAATCAACAGAAAATATTCAATATATGATTTCCCAAATCACAACAAAATTACGGATGGTTAACGTAGATGCGATAAAATCTTCACAATACAATGAAGATGTTTATGAGGATTTACATGATATTTACGAAATGGTGATGAAAAAAAACACCTTCAGTCCAAATGAAATGCAAGCAATCGTAGAAGAATTGGGTAATTTACGTAAGTAG
- the motB gene encoding flagellar motor protein MotB: MSKKKKRKNHDEGHPDESWLLPYSDLMTLLLALFIVLFASSTVNAQKFQELSKVFNGIFSSGVGVLDYSNPQQEENFQTTKPQEKTQVNKEKTNAEQKAADEEKKKFEQQKIKDHEELAEVQTKINAYIKENNLTGKFATSLTTEGLLLTIRDNVLFGSGNASITGGNIKIAKEVSKLLVMDPPRNILISGHTDNVPIHNSNFESNWELSMMRAYNFMKVILKNEHLEAKNFSVKGYGEYQPIATNATEEGRAKNRRVEVLILPRVKSN; encoded by the coding sequence ATGAGTAAGAAAAAGAAAAGAAAAAACCACGATGAAGGGCATCCAGATGAATCTTGGTTACTTCCTTATTCTGATTTAATGACATTACTATTAGCTTTATTTATCGTGTTATTTGCTTCAAGTACAGTTAATGCACAAAAGTTCCAAGAACTTTCAAAAGTATTTAACGGCATTTTCTCCTCTGGAGTTGGAGTATTGGATTATTCCAATCCGCAACAAGAGGAAAATTTTCAAACAACAAAACCACAGGAGAAAACTCAAGTTAATAAAGAAAAGACAAATGCAGAACAAAAAGCTGCAGATGAAGAAAAAAAGAAATTTGAACAACAAAAGATAAAAGATCATGAAGAATTAGCTGAGGTACAAACTAAGATAAACGCATATATAAAAGAAAACAACTTGACAGGAAAGTTTGCCACTTCTTTAACAACGGAAGGCTTGCTTCTAACGATTCGGGACAATGTTCTTTTCGGTTCAGGAAATGCTAGTATTACAGGGGGAAATATAAAAATAGCAAAAGAAGTTTCTAAATTACTTGTAATGGATCCACCAAGAAATATTCTTATCAGTGGTCATACTGATAATGTACCAATCCATAATTCCAATTTTGAATCGAATTGGGAATTAAGTATGATGAGAGCCTATAATTTTATGAAAGTCATTTTGAAAAATGAGCATTTAGAGGCAAAAAACTTTAGTGTTAAAGGGTATGGTGAGTACCAACCAATTGCAACAAATGCAACTGAAGAAGGCAGAGCGAAAAATCGTCGAGTTGAAGTCCTTATTCTCCCAAGAGTAAAATCAAATTAA
- a CDS encoding MFS transporter, translating into MVKTDKYRFWILVSIVAISGFSQGMLLPLIAVIFENDGMASSLNGLNATALYIGVLIASPLMEAPLRKVGYKPLILMGGFTVAITLFLFPVWKSFWFWFILRLLIGIGDHTLHFATQTWITSSSSKEKLGRNISLYGLFFSLGFAFGPSLTNLVKINESLPFMITSALSLILTFTVITLKNDFPEKDTESVSFLGTFKRFGKVWKYAWVALLPPFGFGFMEASLNSSFPVFALRNGINVEAVSIIVPAFAIGTIITQLPLGMISDRFGRKNTLITVIFIGFLCFIAAGFVSHSVIGLLLCFLFAGMAVGSTFSLGISYMADLLPKTLFPAGNIMCGILFSLGSMLGPFFAGLIIEHIQGASFFYLISAMLLIILLSLCTFRTSEKKKIFSGISQ; encoded by the coding sequence ATGGTCAAAACAGATAAGTATCGTTTTTGGATATTAGTTAGTATTGTCGCAATATCGGGATTTTCCCAAGGTATGTTATTACCCTTAATTGCAGTTATCTTTGAAAATGATGGAATGGCTTCTTCCTTAAATGGATTAAATGCAACCGCACTTTATATCGGTGTACTTATTGCCTCACCGTTAATGGAGGCACCGTTACGAAAAGTTGGGTATAAACCGTTAATTTTAATGGGAGGCTTCACTGTAGCGATTACGTTATTTTTATTTCCCGTATGGAAATCCTTTTGGTTCTGGTTTATTTTACGACTATTAATCGGTATTGGCGATCATACGCTCCATTTCGCAACCCAAACATGGATTACTTCTTCTTCCTCCAAAGAAAAGCTTGGAAGAAATATCTCATTGTACGGGTTATTTTTCAGTTTAGGGTTTGCATTTGGACCATCTTTAACAAACTTAGTGAAAATAAATGAGTCATTGCCATTTATGATTACATCTGCGTTAAGCTTAATCTTAACGTTCACTGTTATTACGTTAAAAAACGACTTTCCCGAAAAGGATACGGAATCTGTTTCGTTCCTTGGAACATTTAAACGATTCGGGAAAGTATGGAAATATGCGTGGGTTGCCCTTCTCCCCCCTTTCGGATTTGGGTTTATGGAAGCCTCTTTAAATAGTAGCTTCCCTGTCTTTGCTTTAAGAAATGGGATTAATGTCGAAGCGGTTTCAATTATTGTTCCTGCTTTTGCAATCGGTACGATTATCACACAATTACCACTTGGAATGATTAGCGATCGTTTCGGTCGTAAAAACACGTTAATTACCGTAATTTTCATCGGATTCCTTTGTTTTATCGCTGCAGGATTTGTGAGTCATTCGGTCATCGGGTTACTTCTTTGCTTCCTTTTTGCTGGTATGGCAGTCGGTTCCACGTTTTCATTAGGAATTAGTTATATGGCCGATTTACTGCCAAAAACGTTATTCCCTGCTGGAAATATTATGTGCGGAATCTTATTTAGCCTGGGAAGCATGCTCGGTCCTTTTTTTGCAGGACTTATTATCGAGCACATACAAGGGGCGAGTTTCTTCTATTTGATTAGTGCTATGTTATTGATTATTCTTTTATCATTATGTACATTCCGTACTTCGGAGAAGAAGAAAATATTTTCGGGTATTTCACAATAG